In Nitrosophilus labii, the following proteins share a genomic window:
- the rny gene encoding ribonuclease Y, producing the protein MWLELLVGSSAAIISGAAGYLIAKRIEKSKFELYEEQAKAKAKAIEHEAEIILQNAKVKVKEAELAVKKEYEERTAKLQEEYEQRFKELREKEDSLKQMFKDELKHITLERQEIKAEREEALSLKEEAEKLEEEYKQKLQETIKILEEHAGLTMEEAKELILQKAEEESRAEIAHIVRKYEEEAKREAKRRANYILAQATTRYAGEFAAERLINVVNIPSDDLKGRIIGKEGRNIKTLEMLLGVDIIIDDTPNAIILSSFNLYRRAIATKVIELLVEDGRIQPARIEEIYEKVKTEFDQQLLEEGENIVIDLGIGQVHPELLKLIGRLKFRASYGQNALGHSLEVAYLAGIMAAEMGGNEVLAKRAGLLHDIGKALTHEYAGSHVDLGAEICKRYKEPDEVINAIYAHHGHEEPKTVEAAAVCAADTLSAARPGARREVLEAFLKRVQAIEEIALNKQGVKKAYAINAGREVRVIVNAELINDDEAVLLSKEIAKEIESSVQYPGEIKVNVIRENRAIEYAR; encoded by the coding sequence ATGTGGTTAGAGTTGTTAGTAGGAAGTTCTGCCGCTATTATAAGTGGCGCTGCAGGATATTTAATAGCAAAAAGAATAGAAAAAAGTAAATTCGAACTTTACGAGGAGCAAGCTAAAGCTAAAGCGAAAGCTATAGAACACGAAGCTGAAATTATTTTACAAAATGCAAAAGTCAAAGTAAAAGAGGCTGAATTAGCAGTAAAGAAAGAGTACGAAGAGAGAACGGCGAAACTTCAAGAAGAGTATGAGCAGCGTTTTAAAGAGTTAAGAGAGAAAGAGGACTCTTTAAAACAGATGTTCAAAGATGAACTAAAACATATAACTTTAGAGCGACAAGAGATAAAAGCTGAGAGAGAAGAAGCTTTATCTTTAAAAGAAGAGGCTGAAAAACTTGAAGAAGAGTATAAACAGAAACTTCAAGAGACCATAAAGATTTTGGAAGAACATGCAGGCCTAACGATGGAAGAGGCTAAAGAATTAATTCTTCAAAAAGCGGAAGAAGAGTCACGTGCAGAGATCGCACATATAGTAAGAAAATATGAGGAAGAGGCAAAAAGAGAGGCAAAAAGAAGAGCAAACTATATTTTGGCTCAAGCCACTACAAGATATGCTGGCGAGTTTGCTGCTGAGAGGCTTATAAATGTTGTAAATATACCGAGTGACGATCTAAAAGGTAGAATAATCGGTAAAGAGGGTAGAAATATCAAGACTCTCGAGATGTTGCTAGGCGTTGATATTATCATCGATGATACGCCAAATGCTATTATTCTTAGCTCTTTTAACCTTTATAGAAGAGCTATAGCCACAAAGGTAATAGAGCTTTTAGTTGAAGATGGTAGAATTCAGCCTGCACGTATAGAAGAGATTTACGAAAAGGTTAAAACCGAGTTTGATCAACAGCTTCTAGAAGAGGGTGAAAATATTGTAATTGATCTTGGAATCGGACAGGTACATCCAGAACTCTTAAAACTTATAGGTAGGCTCAAATTTAGGGCTAGTTATGGTCAAAATGCTTTAGGGCACTCACTTGAGGTTGCTTATCTTGCCGGCATTATGGCGGCTGAGATGGGAGGTAACGAAGTACTTGCAAAAAGAGCCGGTCTTCTCCACGATATCGGTAAAGCTTTAACCCATGAATATGCTGGAAGCCACGTAGATCTGGGTGCTGAGATATGTAAAAGATATAAAGAACCAGACGAAGTTATAAATGCAATATATGCTCACCACGGCCACGAAGAACCCAAGACCGTAGAAGCTGCGGCAGTTTGCGCGGCGGATACTCTAAGTGCTGCTAGACCTGGAGCTAGAAGAGAAGTTTTAGAGGCTTTCTTAAAAAGAGTTCAGGCTATCGAAGAGATAGCTTTGAATAAACAGGGAGTTAAAAAAGCTTACGCTATTAATGCAGGACGTGAAGTTAGAGTTATCGTTAATGCCGAGTTAATAAATGATGACGAAGCCGTGCTTTTATCTAAAGAGATAGCTAAAGAGATAGAGAGCTCCGTTCAGTATCCCGGTGAGATAAAAGTTAACGTTATAAGAGAAAATAGAGCTATAGAGTATGCAAGGTAA
- a CDS encoding 5-formyltetrahydrofolate cyclo-ligase, which produces MAHFSSKEDFRKYCIKKVKNIKKTHKKIKDKKIVKILDEFIELLNPSSILFYMPMGHEADINSLLKKFKDSKNIYLPFMEGKSFKMVKYRLPIKVKKFGIKEPANSFFKLSRIDLAIVPVIGVDGSFRRIGFGKGMYDIFFSKLSYRPFVIFVEIEKCFTKSQICDDYDLLGDVYVTPNEIIIRGDLDVVRVVSRKFCRYYKWRCRIFNSKKNRKK; this is translated from the coding sequence ATGGCACATTTTTCAAGTAAAGAGGATTTTAGAAAATATTGTATAAAAAAAGTCAAAAATATAAAAAAAACGCATAAAAAGATTAAAGATAAAAAAATAGTAAAGATTTTAGATGAGTTTATAGAGCTTTTAAATCCTAGCTCTATACTTTTTTATATGCCTATGGGACATGAAGCTGATATCAATAGTTTATTGAAAAAATTCAAAGATTCTAAAAATATTTACCTTCCGTTTATGGAAGGAAAAAGTTTTAAAATGGTAAAATACAGGTTGCCTATAAAAGTTAAAAAATTCGGTATAAAAGAGCCTGCAAACTCTTTTTTTAAACTTTCTCGTATAGATTTGGCTATAGTTCCCGTTATCGGGGTAGACGGGAGCTTTAGACGTATAGGATTTGGAAAAGGGATGTATGACATATTTTTTTCTAAACTCTCATACAGACCCTTTGTGATATTTGTCGAAATAGAAAAATGTTTTACTAAATCACAAATATGCGATGATTACGATCTTTTAGGAGATGTATATGTTACCCCGAATGAAATAATTATAAGAGGGGACTTAGATGTGGTTAGAGTTGTTAGTAGGAAGTTCTGCCGCTATTATAAGTGGCGCTGCAGGATATTTAATAGCAAAAAGAATAGAAAAAAGTAA
- a CDS encoding TlpA family protein disulfide reductase, protein MRVTKTIFVLFLTFFLIIMSGCSKHENKNKDIIADKKEEKKESEEKIFILNSVNDGNISLELTQIGIESKDLKDRVLMLNFFATWCPPCKAEIPHLVNLQNKFKDKLQIVAVLLEENKDINKLKSFINEYKINYFVSISDKNFALAKKIYAMVHAPRNMPIPLSVMFKDGKYIIHYLGAVPEEMIETDIKNALGE, encoded by the coding sequence ATGAGAGTAACAAAGACTATTTTTGTACTTTTTTTAACGTTTTTTTTAATTATAATGAGTGGCTGCTCAAAACATGAAAATAAAAATAAAGATATAATAGCAGACAAAAAAGAAGAGAAAAAAGAGTCTGAAGAGAAAATTTTTATTTTAAATAGCGTAAATGACGGTAATATTTCACTCGAATTAACACAAATCGGTATTGAGTCGAAAGATTTAAAAGACAGAGTTTTAATGTTAAACTTTTTCGCCACCTGGTGTCCTCCATGCAAAGCGGAAATCCCACATCTTGTCAATCTACAAAATAAATTTAAAGACAAACTTCAGATTGTTGCTGTTTTGTTAGAAGAAAACAAAGATATCAATAAACTAAAAAGCTTCATAAACGAATACAAAATCAACTATTTTGTATCGATTTCAGACAAAAATTTTGCTCTAGCTAAAAAAATATACGCTATGGTTCATGCTCCTAGAAATATGCCGATACCCTTAAGTGTTATGTTCAAAGATGGAAAATATATAATTCATTATTTAGGAGCTGTACCTGAAGAGATGATAGAGACTGATATCAAAAACGCATTAGGAGAATAG